In one window of Pristiophorus japonicus isolate sPriJap1 chromosome 9, sPriJap1.hap1, whole genome shotgun sequence DNA:
- the LOC139273767 gene encoding zinc finger protein 383-like, giving the protein MENPWKCGDCGKGFNCPSALETHRRSHTRERPFTCPACGKGFTRSSHLTEHQRVHTGERPFTCTVCGKGFTYSSSLLAHQRIHTGERSFTCSVCEKGFTCSSSLVRHQHVHTGERPFTCPVCGKKFAASSHLIEHKRVHTGERPFVCPVCGKRFAKSSHHLSHQRAHTGERPFICSVCGKGFTNSFELHAHQRIHTGERPFTCSVCGKAFTRSSHLTEHQLVHTSKRPFKCSDCEKSYKSRN; this is encoded by the coding sequence atggagaatccgtggaaatgtggagactgtgggaagggattcaattgcccctctgcgctggaaactcatcgacgcagtcacaccagggagaggccgttcacctgccccgcgtgtgggaagggattcactcgttcatcccacctcactgaacaccagcgagttcacactggggagaggccattcacctgcactgtgtgtgggaagggcttcacttattcatccagcctgctggcacaccagcgaattcacactggggagagatcgttcacctgctccgtgtgtgagaaaggattcacttgttcatccagcttGGTGAGACACCAGcatgttcacacaggggagaggccgtttacctgtcccGTGTGTGGGAAGAAATTCGCTGCATcttcacacctcattgaacacaagcgtgttcacactggggagagaccgttcgtcTGTCCCGTATGTGGGAAACGGTTTGCTAAATCATCTCATCATCTGagtcaccagcgagctcacacaggagagaggccgttcatctgctctgtgtgtggaaagggattcactaattcattcgagcttcatgctcaccagcgtattcataccggggagagaccttttacctgttctgtgtgtgggaaggcattcactcgttcatcccacctcactgaacaccaacttgttcacaccagtaagagaccgtttaaatgttctgactgtgaaaagagctATAAAAGCAGAAATTAA